In one window of Mytilus trossulus isolate FHL-02 chromosome 7, PNRI_Mtr1.1.1.hap1, whole genome shotgun sequence DNA:
- the LOC134725819 gene encoding GTP-binding protein Rhes-like, translating to MSRQRICSEGGAEKEVHYRIAVLGAAEVGKSSIISQFLYDRFNSEYKETVEELYRGQYNIDGIRLTLDILDTAGHHEFPAMRKLAISSSDAFILVYSMTDSNSFDEVKKLREDIIAQREKVPIVIVGNKSDISSNVSSVDKETAASIACVDWESGFVQASAKDNTNIVGIFQELLRLSDFPQPLSPAVRRRRMSMPTTSSSSNSIHKHSRNSCVIS from the coding sequence ATGTCTCGCCAAAGAATTTGTAGTGAAGGTGGAGCAGAAAAAGAAGTCCATTATAGAATAGCTGTACTAGGAGCAGCTGAGGTGGGCAAGTCCTCCATCATTTCACAGTTTTTATACGACAGATTTAACAGTGAATACAAAGAGACGGTGGAAGAGTTATATCGAGGACAATACAATATAGATGGAATCCGTTTGACATTAGATATTCTGGACACTGCTGGTCATCATGAATTTCCAGCAATGAGAAAACTTGCAATAAGTTCAAGTGATGCTTTCATTCTTGTTTATTCTATGACTGACAGTAATTCGTTTGATGAGGTGAAGAAGTTACGAGAGGATATTATTGCGCAACGAGAAAAAGTGCCTATCGTTATCGTTGGAAATAAGTCAGACATTAGTTCAAACGTATCCTCAGTAGACAAGGAGACGGCGGCGTCTATAGCATGTGTGGATTGGGAGTCAGGATTTGTACAGGCTTCGGCAAAGgacaatacaaatatagtgGGAATATTTCAAGAACTTTTACGTTTATCTGACTTCCCACAGCCGCTCAGTCCGGCTGTACGACGACGACGAATGTCAATGCCTACCACATCATCGTCATCGAATTCCATCCACAAACATTCAAGAAACAGTTGTGTAATATCATAG